One Streptomyces formicae genomic window, AGGCCCGGCGTGGGCCCGAGGCGGAAGCCGCCGGGCTGCGGCTTGCCGGAGGCTGCGTACGGCAGGAAGTTCAGCGGGCTGTCGCCGGGGCTGGGGTAGACGACGCAGTCGGAGAGGACGGCGAGCGGGAACAGCCCGGTCATCCGGGACATGTTGAGCAGCTTGCGGTGCATGTTGACGCGGGCCTTGCTGATGACGGCGGCGCGGATGTCGGGGCGCCAGGTCGGCCGCAGGAGAGCGGGCCACGGCTCGCCCTCCTTGTAGTGCCGTCCCTGGGGGCGCTCGCGGAGCTTGCCGATGCCGCCCTTCACGGTGGCTTTGATCGCGGACAAGACGGCGGCCATCGCCGGGTCGGCCTGCCTGTGCTGCTCCATCGCGGCGAGGAACGCCGCATCGTCCAGGTCCTTGGTGACGCCGAGGTCGGCGAGGGTGTCGACGTAGGCGGTCTTGAGCCGGTCGTGCCACGGGTCCAGGTACGCACCGGTCTCGCGGCGCAGGTACGCCTCGATCGGGTGCACGTCGTAGCCGAGCTCCTGGGCGTAGGCGAGAGTGTGCGTCTGATACCAGGCCGGGCCCGTCGGGCGGTAGCCGTCCGGCGTGAACGGGCTGGGCAGCCGCGGGTCCACCTCGATGTGCGAGAGGTCGACCAGCCAGGATCCGGGGATCTTCGGGTTGAACACCGGGGTGTGGAAGTGGTCCGGCGCGCTGAGGCCGACGACCAAGCGGGCCGCGGCGGCGAGGAACGCGGTATTGAGGTCCAGGCCGACCGCGAAGGGCAGCGTGCACTCCTCATCGGAGAGCATGTCCACCGATCGCACCCACTGGTACGCCTCCTCGTTCAGGAACCCGCCCGTCCAGCCGCTGTTGACGACGACAGGGTGTTCCGGGGTGGCCTCCGGCGGCGCCGGGTCCATCGGCTCGGTGCCGAGGCTGCCCGCGTTGTAGCCGGACACCCAGTTCCCGGTCTGCGGGTCCTGCACGGCCTTGGTGGGCGGGCGCAGCGCGGTCATCAGCTCGAGGCCGGAGACGGCGGTGGAGCCGCGCGGGGTGATGACCCGGGTCGCGTACACGCCCAGCACGCGGGCGATGTCGGCCGACTCCATCCCGCTCACGCCGGGCCAGGACCGCTCATCGAGGGCGTCCCAGGACAGGATCGCCAGCTGCACACACTGCCGGTCGCGGCCCTGCGCCTTGCGGTAGATCCGCGCCCACGGCCCGAACCCGCGCTGCGTCAACTGCCACTTCGCCTTCACCACCTGCTTGACCACTGGGTGGTCCTCCGGCAGGCGCAGGGAGCGGCGCTGCTCGTGGCCCTCCAGGCGCTCGGGCAGCCCCAGCTTCACCGCGGCGGCCGCGGTGAGCACGATCAGCGGGTCGCTGTCCTTGCCGTACCGGTTGAGCTTCGGCGCGCCGAGACCGGACTCGCGCAGCGTCCACTCCACCAGTTCCACCACAGTGGTCGCAGGGCAGTCGAGCACGATGCCGCCCGTGCCGTACGCGGACCCGTCGCCGTCCAGGACCGCGAGCGGACCGTGCGGGAAGCGCGGATCGGCTGCGGGCTGAGCTGCTTTCCTCGCAGCCGGGCGGCGCGATGCCGCCGCCGGCCGGGTGGCGGGACGCGCTGGCCCGGTGGCTGGAGCGGTGGGAGCCTGCGGGGCATCTGCCGTCTCCACCTCGGACGCGGCCGATTCACTGGACATCGCCGACAGTGCCGTGGCGGCAGCCGAGGATGCGCCGTGTGCGGGATGCTTTGCGGCCCACCCCTTCAGCAGCCGCTGGTAGGCATCCAGACGCGGCGACTTCGGCTCCGAGCGGCCGTTCTCCCAGTTCTTCACCGACTGGGTCGTCGTCTTCAACGCGGTCGCGAGGCGGGCCTGGGTGATGCCGGCGGCCTCACGCAACCGGGCACGCTCCGCCGGAGGCGGGAGATGCGGCTCCTCGTTCAACAGAGCGTCGACGGACGCGAACAGCTCTTCCTCAGATGCCATTCCCTGCACCTTCACATCGGGACTTGATACTGATTAACCAGAAATTTATCCCACTCCTTAACCTTCCTGTGCCCATTCCAGCTCAAGGGCAGCGAGCGTGGCGAGTTTGTCGGTGGTGAGCTTCGCGCGGCGCCCTTTCTGATTCATGATCCAGACTCCGAGCTTGACGGGGTGCTCCTGACCGCTGAGCTCGACCGTCTCTACGTGGGCTCTGGGGACGGTCACAGAGCCTTCCCGGGCCTTGTACTGGGTCAGGGCCGCGACGCCCCTCTCAAAGGCGCTCACGGGCGCCGTGGACGCCCCGGCGGACACCTCCGGCACCGGGGCGGGGGCTGCGGGGAGCGGGGTGACACCGACAGCCTCCAGGCGTTCGCGCTGACCGTCCGTCAGGGCCGCCCATACCTCGGGTTTCCGCTGCCGGGCCAGCCACTTCCCGATGTCCATGCCGTGGACCGTGACCCCGGGCAGGACCTTCACCGCGCCAGCCTGGCCGTCTTCGTCGCGCACGAGCTCGCGCAGTGCGGCGTAGTGCCGCTGCCACTCCGCCGGCCAGGCCGGGTTCCAGTCCTCGTCGACCTCCCTGAGCGCCATCTCCCACTCGGGGTGGCCCTCCAGCGCACCCTGTCGCCGCAAATTCGCGAGCCACATCCCCAACGGCCGGTCCAGCATGCTGGCGGAGCGGGGCGCGCAGAGTGTCCAGTGCTGGCCGTAGTACGCCTTGGCAGCCGCCAGGTTCTCCTGGAACCGCTCATCGGCCAGCGACCACACCATGCCGAGCTTCTCCAACCGCCGGGCACGCTGGCCGCTCATCTGCCCCGCTCCGTACGCCCGTCGCTGCTCTGCGACCCACTGCCCAAGCGGTGTCGCACCCTCCCTGTGCCCGTAGGGAACCCTCGCGTTCCCGACCCGCTCGACGTACGCCTTCAACTTCGCCCAACCGCGCGCCCAGTCCTGCCGCTCGGTATCGATCACGTTGAACGAAACCCAGTCCGCGACCATCACCGGATCACGCGGAGCGGCAAAACGGAGCAGCAGGCGGGATTCCTCCTCGCCGTCTTCTGGTGCGACACCGATGTTCACGGACGGCTGGGCGACGTCCTTCTGCGGTTCCTG contains:
- the tap gene encoding telomere-associated protein Tap, with translation MASEEELFASVDALLNEEPHLPPPAERARLREAAGITQARLATALKTTTQSVKNWENGRSEPKSPRLDAYQRLLKGWAAKHPAHGASSAAATALSAMSSESAASEVETADAPQAPTAPATGPARPATRPAAASRRPAARKAAQPAADPRFPHGPLAVLDGDGSAYGTGGIVLDCPATTVVELVEWTLRESGLGAPKLNRYGKDSDPLIVLTAAAAVKLGLPERLEGHEQRRSLRLPEDHPVVKQVVKAKWQLTQRGFGPWARIYRKAQGRDRQCVQLAILSWDALDERSWPGVSGMESADIARVLGVYATRVITPRGSTAVSGLELMTALRPPTKAVQDPQTGNWVSGYNAGSLGTEPMDPAPPEATPEHPVVVNSGWTGGFLNEEAYQWVRSVDMLSDEECTLPFAVGLDLNTAFLAAAARLVVGLSAPDHFHTPVFNPKIPGSWLVDLSHIEVDPRLPSPFTPDGYRPTGPAWYQTHTLAYAQELGYDVHPIEAYLRRETGAYLDPWHDRLKTAYVDTLADLGVTKDLDDAAFLAAMEQHRQADPAMAAVLSAIKATVKGGIGKLRERPQGRHYKEGEPWPALLRPTWRPDIRAAVISKARVNMHRKLLNMSRMTGLFPLAVLSDCVVYPSPGDSPLNFLPYAASGKPQPGGFRLGPTPGLAKLEGVQPMLWAVDLMEKGLNPARHIKGGDAVLDEGE